In Triticum urartu cultivar G1812 chromosome 6, Tu2.1, whole genome shotgun sequence, the following proteins share a genomic window:
- the LOC125513659 gene encoding uncharacterized protein LOC125513659 isoform X1 gives MAIPAAEAPALDFGSTSTANDSAARLGASVTAGGGATAAASGVGPPESVVRPFSPDTRRSDEGGAQPAVEKALSDVEFSGGILHHVQLGRWRCGCRTRPWRGAARRLAWLDSVLTPQCASIRKHHHPSCWKRRTRGPQAPDERAAVVDRMPALEAAIQRFADRGTEVVVNLALGTIFDSLPEAYEFYNLILIAG, from the exons ATGGCGATTCCAGCTGCGGAGGCGCCGGCGCTCGACTTTGG ATCGACGTCGACTGCCAACGATTCAGCAGCGCGCTTGGGGGCTTCCGTTACGGCCGGTGGCGGCGCCACGGCGGCTGCGTCAGGAGTAGGCCCGCCGGAATCAGTCGTCCGCCCGTTCTCTCCTGATACGCGCCGGTCGGATGAGGGTGGGGCACAGCCGGCGGTGGAGAAGGCTTTGTCTGATGTTGAGTTCTCCGGGGGGATCCTGCACCACGTTCAGCTCGGGCGGTGGCGATGTGGCTGTCGGACGCGCCCATGGCGCGGCGCCGCCCGTCGTCTCGCGTGGCTCGATTCAGTTCTTACCCCACAGTGCGCAAGCATCCGCAAACACCACCATCCGAGTTGCTGGAAGCGCAG GACAAGAGGGCCGCAAGCACCAGATGAGCGGGCGGCGGTGGTTGATCGTATGCCGGCACTTGAAGCTGCCATACAAAGGTTCGCTGACAGGGGGACTGAGGTAGTTGTCAACCTGGCGCTTGGCACAATTTTCGATTCTCTGCCAGAGGCGTATGAATTCTACAATCTTATTCTCATCGCTGGTTAA
- the LOC125513659 gene encoding uncharacterized protein LOC125513659 isoform X2: MAIPAAEAPALDFGSTSTANDSAARLGASVTAGGGATAAASGVGPPESVVRPFSPDTRRSDEGGAQPAVEKALSDVEFSGGILHHVQLGRWRCGCRTRPWRGAARRLAWLDSVLTPQCASIRKHHHPSCWKRS; encoded by the exons ATGGCGATTCCAGCTGCGGAGGCGCCGGCGCTCGACTTTGG ATCGACGTCGACTGCCAACGATTCAGCAGCGCGCTTGGGGGCTTCCGTTACGGCCGGTGGCGGCGCCACGGCGGCTGCGTCAGGAGTAGGCCCGCCGGAATCAGTCGTCCGCCCGTTCTCTCCTGATACGCGCCGGTCGGATGAGGGTGGGGCACAGCCGGCGGTGGAGAAGGCTTTGTCTGATGTTGAGTTCTCCGGGGGGATCCTGCACCACGTTCAGCTCGGGCGGTGGCGATGTGGCTGTCGGACGCGCCCATGGCGCGGCGCCGCCCGTCGTCTCGCGTGGCTCGATTCAGTTCTTACCCCACAGTGCGCAAGCATCCGCAAACACCACCATCCGAGTTGCTGGAAGCGCAG CTAG
- the LOC125516011 gene encoding uncharacterized protein LOC125516011 isoform X1: protein MAMAEVWNTMDSSSYQIPLIDFPCGILPAATPYSETNPLELSSAHPPSLASATRVRQRLEADFNSACRGATLSAPTSEQSTSKDDPQTPGWTKRRMSSGSGRQAKKTAGSKPGSKTVAKETAGSLEALGGELGAALEVPGPASKAKRSRATPVATRAPSVRAKAKLGDLTSMESAKIRAADKNMDVTDVDSAGEGARC, encoded by the exons ATGGCGATGGCGGAGGTGTGGAACACGATGGATTCGAGTTCCTATCAGATCCCCTTGATAG ATTTCCCCTGTGGGATCTTACCGGCGGCGACTCCATACTCCGAAACGAACCCACTGGAACTCTCCTCTGCACACCCTCCGAGTCTAGCATCGGCGACGCGGGTGAGGCAGCGCTTGGAAGCAGATTTCAACAGCGCTTGCAGGGGCGCGACACTGTCAGCTCCAACCTCAGAGCAGTCAACTAGCAAAGATGATCCTCAGACGCCCGGCTGGACCAAAAG GCGCATGTCGAGCGGCTCCGGTCGGCAGGCCAAGAAAACTGCTGGGAGTAAGCCTGGGAGCAAGACGGTGGCCAAGGAGACTGCGGGTTCGCTTGAGGCGTTGGGGGGTGAGCTAGGAGCGGCTCTGGAGGTGCCAGGGCCGGCATCCAAGGCCAAGAGATCCAGGGCGACTCCGGTGGCGACTCGGGCTCCTAGCGTGCGCGCCAAGGCCAAGCTCGGGGACTTGACCTCCATGGAAAGCGCCAAGATCCGTGCTGCAGACAAAAACATGGACGTGACAGACGTGGACTCCGCTGGGGAAGGAGCGCGATGCTGA
- the LOC125516011 gene encoding uncharacterized protein LOC125516011 isoform X2 — MAMAEVWNTMDSSSYQIPLIDFPCGILPAATPYSETNPLELSSAHPPSLASATRVRQRLEADFNSACRGATLSAPTSEQSTSKDDPQTPGWTKRVRVEHRCCAPGGYVHQRRLLKD; from the exons ATGGCGATGGCGGAGGTGTGGAACACGATGGATTCGAGTTCCTATCAGATCCCCTTGATAG ATTTCCCCTGTGGGATCTTACCGGCGGCGACTCCATACTCCGAAACGAACCCACTGGAACTCTCCTCTGCACACCCTCCGAGTCTAGCATCGGCGACGCGGGTGAGGCAGCGCTTGGAAGCAGATTTCAACAGCGCTTGCAGGGGCGCGACACTGTCAGCTCCAACCTCAGAGCAGTCAACTAGCAAAGATGATCCTCAGACGCCCGGCTGGACCAAAAG AGTTCGCGTTGAACACCGCTGCTGTGCGCCGGGAGGGTATGTGCACCAGAGAAGACTTTTGAAGGATTAG
- the LOC125516011 gene encoding uncharacterized protein LOC125516011 isoform X4, whose translation MAMAEVWNTMDSSSYQIPLIDFPCGILPAATPYSETNPLELSSAHPPSLASATRVRQRLEADFNSACRGATLSAPTSEQSTSKDDPQTPGWTKRGCQRREEQY comes from the exons ATGGCGATGGCGGAGGTGTGGAACACGATGGATTCGAGTTCCTATCAGATCCCCTTGATAG ATTTCCCCTGTGGGATCTTACCGGCGGCGACTCCATACTCCGAAACGAACCCACTGGAACTCTCCTCTGCACACCCTCCGAGTCTAGCATCGGCGACGCGGGTGAGGCAGCGCTTGGAAGCAGATTTCAACAGCGCTTGCAGGGGCGCGACACTGTCAGCTCCAACCTCAGAGCAGTCAACTAGCAAAGATGATCCTCAGACGCCCGGCTGGACCAAAAG